A single genomic interval of Falco cherrug isolate bFalChe1 chromosome 8, bFalChe1.pri, whole genome shotgun sequence harbors:
- the LOC102052307 gene encoding aryl hydrocarbon receptor-like isoform X1, with translation MYAGRKRRKPVPRAVRPGPAEGGTSNPSKRHRERLNRELERLAGLLPFPEEVVAGLDKLSVLRLSAGYLRAKSFFSVALKNHGAKEAERDGDCGNGAGPGSAAVPEGELLLQALNGFVLVVTSEGLIFYSSHTIQDYLGFHQTDVMHQSVFELIHTEDQQEFRRNLHWALNPSHAPEGEPSPEGGKSLGSSAVAYKPDQLPPENSSFLERSFVCRFRCLLDNSSGFLALNLQGRLKFLHGQNKKSEDGSILPPQLALFAISTPLQPPSILQIRTKNMIFRTKHKLDFTPLACDAKGKIVLGYTEAELRMCGTGYQFVHAADMLYCAENHVRMMKTGESGLTVFRLLTKENRWKWVQANARLVYKNGKPEYIIVTQRPLVDEEGGEHLRKRSMHLPFTFATGEALLYQSAYPLPGFHDPLQSKGKTSKSKKTTQTHGGRSHKNGVDPSSLLGAMMQQDKAVYTSHPAPTPNHSFSSSFVDHLEDVSLLDAGRDTWSTGAAPVSSRGDSLKEELVDVQQEDPLLATLDSLSIKSDESCSNNELFSALEGLGLNAEDLELLLLDEKMVMVNMDPDRTRSLNDCLASNEILSYIHATLVNKHEEGQQVCPLPGTSPSPGGGTATYQAHAENEDTRYLPQHVVQPNIAPSQPPAPLWEQPLHMVPGQPPPLLPELAEGEELGDGVQWRPAGEEVLLRFLQPTWGTPWDKMPSSPSTDPCLQEPPSARQLEGDFLAMPPTQEDARQSFSLPSQGRVGPASQPKHRHLLMNGLCSHSPDSTPHLLPSSSPSPWQDYVSPLLGSPAQPAFYGISQDLISQHQGCLGPGPGAPAVHLNLNRLCSAETVGSSSGGSQEEIAPYSSLFSPSSYQLIPDKHLSPVPSMPQHPFSSSAAGRFGSIGSPLEIPVSSYGTYASTLCQESRRRPESSCVLPSSPMGHPGDHPMLGGSLAPPCQPHPRAEALPDHPHASSGDFCL, from the exons TTGCTCTAAAGAATCATGGTGCCAAAGAAGCGGAGAGGGACGGAGACTGCGGCAACGGAGCAGGTCCGGGCTCGGCAGCAGTACCGGAGGgtgagctgctcctgcag GCGCTCAACGGCTTCGTGCTGGTGGTTACATCAGAAGGACTGATATTTTACTCCTCGCATACAATACAGGACTATCTGGGATTTCATCAG aCAGATGTCATGCACCAGAGCGTCTTCGAGCTGATCCATACCGAGGACCAGCAGGAATTCAGACGCAACCTCCACTGGGCCCTCAACCCATCCCACGCACCCGAGGGTGAGCCTTCTCCAGAAG GGGGGAAGAGTCTCGGCTCTTCTGCTGTCGCCTACAAACCAGATCAACTGCCCCCAGAAAACTCCTCCTTTCTGGAAAGGAGCTTCGTGTGCCGCTTTCGCTGCCTCCTGGATAATTCCTCTGGCTTCCTG GCTTTAAACCTTCAAGGCAGGCTGAAGTTCCTTCATGGGCAGAACAAAAAGTCTGAAGACGGGTCCATACTGCCACCCCAGCTTGCTCTCTTCGCTATCTCCACACCCTTGCAGCCCCCATCCATCCTGCAGATCCGAACCAAGAACATGATCTTCAGGACGAAGCACAAGCTGGACTTCACCCCCTTGGCGTGTGATGCCAA GGGGAAGATCGTTTTGGGCTACACTGAGGCGGAGCTGCGGATGTGTGGCACCGGCTACCAGTTTGTCCATGCTGCTGACATGCTGTACTGTGCTGAGAACCACGTCAGAA TGATGAAGACGGGTGAGAGTGGCCTGACGGTCTTCCGCCTGCTGACGAAGGAGAATCGCTGGAAATGGGTGCAGGCCAACGCGCGGCTCGTCTACAAGAACGGCAAGCCTGAGTACATCATTGTCACGCAGAGACCCCTTGT AGATGAAGAAGGAGGAGAGCACCTTCGGAAACGGTCCATGCATCTTCCCTTTACCTTTGCTACAGGAGAGGCGCTCTTATACCAAAGCGCTTACCCTCTCCCGGGCTTCCACGACCCTTTGCAGAGCAAAGGGAAAACCAGCAAGTCCAAGAAGACCACCCAAACCCATGGAGGGCGCTCCCACAAGAATGGTGTTGACCCCAGTTCTCTGCTGGGTGCCATGATGCAACAGGACAAGGCAGTGTACACCTCCCATCCAGCTCCCACACCTAACCActccttcagcagcagttttgtgGACCACCTAGAGGATGTGTCCTTGCTGGATGCAGGAAGAGATACCTGGAGTACAGGTGCTGCTCCGGTTTCTTCAAGGGGGGACAGCCTCAAAGAGGAGCTGGTGGATGTGCAGCAGGAGGACCCTCTCTTGGCCACCCTGGACTCACTCTCAATTAAGAGTGACGAGAGCTGTTCCAACAATGAGCTCTTCAGTGCACTGGAGGGCCTGGGGTTGAATGCTGAGGACCTggagctcctgctgctggacGAGAAAATGGTGATGGTCAATATGGACCCTGACCGCACCCGGTCCCTGAACGACTGCCTGGCCAGCAACGAGATTCTCTCCTACATCCACGCAACTCTGGTGAACAAGCACGAGGAAGGGCAACAGGTctgccccctgccaggcacaTCCCCAAGCCCAGGTGGAGGCACTGCTACATACCAGGCCCACGCAGAGAATGAGGACACGCGGTACCTGCCCCAGCATGTGGTGCAGCCCAACATTGCCCCGagccagccccccgccccgctgtGGGAACAGCCCCTCCACATGGTGCCGGGCCAGCCGCCCCCGCTGCTGCCGGAGCTGGCTGAGGGGGAAGAGCTGGGTGACGGCGTGCAGTGGAggccagctggggaggaggtTCTGCTCCGCTTCCTCCAGCCAACATGGGGCACCCCATGGGACAAGATGCCCAGCTCACCCTCAACAGatccctgcctgcaggagccACCCAGTGCTCGGCAGCTGGAGGGTGACTTCCTGGCCATGCCGCCCACCCAAGAAGATGCTCGCCAGtccttctccctgcccagccagggCCGTGTGGGACCGGCCAGCCAGCCGAAACACCGTCACTTGCTGATGAATGGGTTGTGCAGTCACAGCCCTGACTCCACTCCACAcctccttcccagcagcagccccagcccatggCAGGACTATGTTTCCCCGCTCCTGGggtccccagctcagcctgcttTTTATGGCATCAGCCAAGACTTGATctcccagcaccagggctgctTGGGTCCAGGGCCTGGGGCGCCAGCAGTACACTTAAACCTGAACAGATTATGCAGCGCTGAaactgtgggcagcagcagtgggggaTCCCAGGAAGAGATAGCTCCATACTCCAgtcttttctccccctcctcatACCAGCTTATTCCTGATAAGCATCTGAGCCCTGTTCCCTCCATGCCCCAGCACCCTTTTTCTAGCTCAGCTGCAGGGCGCTTTGGGAGCATCGGCAGCCCTCTGGAGATTCCTGTGAGCTCCTACGGGACATACGCCTCCACACTGTGCCAGGAGAGCAGGCGCAGG CCCgaaagcagctgtgttttgcCCAGCTCTCCCATGGGACACCCTGGAGACCACCCAATGCTGGGGGGGAGCCTGGCTCCCCCCTGCCAGCCACATCCCCGGGCAGAAGCGCTGCCAGATCACCCTCATGCCTCCAGCGGTGACTTCTGTCTCTAG
- the LOC102052307 gene encoding aryl hydrocarbon receptor-like isoform X2 → MYAGRKRRKPVPRAVRPGPAEGGTSNPSKRHRERLNRELERLAGLLPFPEEVVAGLDKLSVLRLSAGYLRAKSFFSVALKNHGAKEAERDGDCGNGAGPGSAAVPEGELLLQALNGFVLVVTSEGLIFYSSHTIQDYLGFHQTDVMHQSVFELIHTEDQQEFRRNLHWALNPSHAPEGGKSLGSSAVAYKPDQLPPENSSFLERSFVCRFRCLLDNSSGFLALNLQGRLKFLHGQNKKSEDGSILPPQLALFAISTPLQPPSILQIRTKNMIFRTKHKLDFTPLACDAKGKIVLGYTEAELRMCGTGYQFVHAADMLYCAENHVRMMKTGESGLTVFRLLTKENRWKWVQANARLVYKNGKPEYIIVTQRPLVDEEGGEHLRKRSMHLPFTFATGEALLYQSAYPLPGFHDPLQSKGKTSKSKKTTQTHGGRSHKNGVDPSSLLGAMMQQDKAVYTSHPAPTPNHSFSSSFVDHLEDVSLLDAGRDTWSTGAAPVSSRGDSLKEELVDVQQEDPLLATLDSLSIKSDESCSNNELFSALEGLGLNAEDLELLLLDEKMVMVNMDPDRTRSLNDCLASNEILSYIHATLVNKHEEGQQVCPLPGTSPSPGGGTATYQAHAENEDTRYLPQHVVQPNIAPSQPPAPLWEQPLHMVPGQPPPLLPELAEGEELGDGVQWRPAGEEVLLRFLQPTWGTPWDKMPSSPSTDPCLQEPPSARQLEGDFLAMPPTQEDARQSFSLPSQGRVGPASQPKHRHLLMNGLCSHSPDSTPHLLPSSSPSPWQDYVSPLLGSPAQPAFYGISQDLISQHQGCLGPGPGAPAVHLNLNRLCSAETVGSSSGGSQEEIAPYSSLFSPSSYQLIPDKHLSPVPSMPQHPFSSSAAGRFGSIGSPLEIPVSSYGTYASTLCQESRRRPESSCVLPSSPMGHPGDHPMLGGSLAPPCQPHPRAEALPDHPHASSGDFCL, encoded by the exons TTGCTCTAAAGAATCATGGTGCCAAAGAAGCGGAGAGGGACGGAGACTGCGGCAACGGAGCAGGTCCGGGCTCGGCAGCAGTACCGGAGGgtgagctgctcctgcag GCGCTCAACGGCTTCGTGCTGGTGGTTACATCAGAAGGACTGATATTTTACTCCTCGCATACAATACAGGACTATCTGGGATTTCATCAG aCAGATGTCATGCACCAGAGCGTCTTCGAGCTGATCCATACCGAGGACCAGCAGGAATTCAGACGCAACCTCCACTGGGCCCTCAACCCATCCCACGCACCCGAGG GGGGGAAGAGTCTCGGCTCTTCTGCTGTCGCCTACAAACCAGATCAACTGCCCCCAGAAAACTCCTCCTTTCTGGAAAGGAGCTTCGTGTGCCGCTTTCGCTGCCTCCTGGATAATTCCTCTGGCTTCCTG GCTTTAAACCTTCAAGGCAGGCTGAAGTTCCTTCATGGGCAGAACAAAAAGTCTGAAGACGGGTCCATACTGCCACCCCAGCTTGCTCTCTTCGCTATCTCCACACCCTTGCAGCCCCCATCCATCCTGCAGATCCGAACCAAGAACATGATCTTCAGGACGAAGCACAAGCTGGACTTCACCCCCTTGGCGTGTGATGCCAA GGGGAAGATCGTTTTGGGCTACACTGAGGCGGAGCTGCGGATGTGTGGCACCGGCTACCAGTTTGTCCATGCTGCTGACATGCTGTACTGTGCTGAGAACCACGTCAGAA TGATGAAGACGGGTGAGAGTGGCCTGACGGTCTTCCGCCTGCTGACGAAGGAGAATCGCTGGAAATGGGTGCAGGCCAACGCGCGGCTCGTCTACAAGAACGGCAAGCCTGAGTACATCATTGTCACGCAGAGACCCCTTGT AGATGAAGAAGGAGGAGAGCACCTTCGGAAACGGTCCATGCATCTTCCCTTTACCTTTGCTACAGGAGAGGCGCTCTTATACCAAAGCGCTTACCCTCTCCCGGGCTTCCACGACCCTTTGCAGAGCAAAGGGAAAACCAGCAAGTCCAAGAAGACCACCCAAACCCATGGAGGGCGCTCCCACAAGAATGGTGTTGACCCCAGTTCTCTGCTGGGTGCCATGATGCAACAGGACAAGGCAGTGTACACCTCCCATCCAGCTCCCACACCTAACCActccttcagcagcagttttgtgGACCACCTAGAGGATGTGTCCTTGCTGGATGCAGGAAGAGATACCTGGAGTACAGGTGCTGCTCCGGTTTCTTCAAGGGGGGACAGCCTCAAAGAGGAGCTGGTGGATGTGCAGCAGGAGGACCCTCTCTTGGCCACCCTGGACTCACTCTCAATTAAGAGTGACGAGAGCTGTTCCAACAATGAGCTCTTCAGTGCACTGGAGGGCCTGGGGTTGAATGCTGAGGACCTggagctcctgctgctggacGAGAAAATGGTGATGGTCAATATGGACCCTGACCGCACCCGGTCCCTGAACGACTGCCTGGCCAGCAACGAGATTCTCTCCTACATCCACGCAACTCTGGTGAACAAGCACGAGGAAGGGCAACAGGTctgccccctgccaggcacaTCCCCAAGCCCAGGTGGAGGCACTGCTACATACCAGGCCCACGCAGAGAATGAGGACACGCGGTACCTGCCCCAGCATGTGGTGCAGCCCAACATTGCCCCGagccagccccccgccccgctgtGGGAACAGCCCCTCCACATGGTGCCGGGCCAGCCGCCCCCGCTGCTGCCGGAGCTGGCTGAGGGGGAAGAGCTGGGTGACGGCGTGCAGTGGAggccagctggggaggaggtTCTGCTCCGCTTCCTCCAGCCAACATGGGGCACCCCATGGGACAAGATGCCCAGCTCACCCTCAACAGatccctgcctgcaggagccACCCAGTGCTCGGCAGCTGGAGGGTGACTTCCTGGCCATGCCGCCCACCCAAGAAGATGCTCGCCAGtccttctccctgcccagccagggCCGTGTGGGACCGGCCAGCCAGCCGAAACACCGTCACTTGCTGATGAATGGGTTGTGCAGTCACAGCCCTGACTCCACTCCACAcctccttcccagcagcagccccagcccatggCAGGACTATGTTTCCCCGCTCCTGGggtccccagctcagcctgcttTTTATGGCATCAGCCAAGACTTGATctcccagcaccagggctgctTGGGTCCAGGGCCTGGGGCGCCAGCAGTACACTTAAACCTGAACAGATTATGCAGCGCTGAaactgtgggcagcagcagtgggggaTCCCAGGAAGAGATAGCTCCATACTCCAgtcttttctccccctcctcatACCAGCTTATTCCTGATAAGCATCTGAGCCCTGTTCCCTCCATGCCCCAGCACCCTTTTTCTAGCTCAGCTGCAGGGCGCTTTGGGAGCATCGGCAGCCCTCTGGAGATTCCTGTGAGCTCCTACGGGACATACGCCTCCACACTGTGCCAGGAGAGCAGGCGCAGG CCCgaaagcagctgtgttttgcCCAGCTCTCCCATGGGACACCCTGGAGACCACCCAATGCTGGGGGGGAGCCTGGCTCCCCCCTGCCAGCCACATCCCCGGGCAGAAGCGCTGCCAGATCACCCTCATGCCTCCAGCGGTGACTTCTGTCTCTAG
- the LOC102052307 gene encoding aryl hydrocarbon receptor-like isoform X3 — translation MHQSVFELIHTEDQQEFRRNLHWALNPSHAPEGEPSPEGGKSLGSSAVAYKPDQLPPENSSFLERSFVCRFRCLLDNSSGFLALNLQGRLKFLHGQNKKSEDGSILPPQLALFAISTPLQPPSILQIRTKNMIFRTKHKLDFTPLACDAKGKIVLGYTEAELRMCGTGYQFVHAADMLYCAENHVRMMKTGESGLTVFRLLTKENRWKWVQANARLVYKNGKPEYIIVTQRPLVDEEGGEHLRKRSMHLPFTFATGEALLYQSAYPLPGFHDPLQSKGKTSKSKKTTQTHGGRSHKNGVDPSSLLGAMMQQDKAVYTSHPAPTPNHSFSSSFVDHLEDVSLLDAGRDTWSTGAAPVSSRGDSLKEELVDVQQEDPLLATLDSLSIKSDESCSNNELFSALEGLGLNAEDLELLLLDEKMVMVNMDPDRTRSLNDCLASNEILSYIHATLVNKHEEGQQVCPLPGTSPSPGGGTATYQAHAENEDTRYLPQHVVQPNIAPSQPPAPLWEQPLHMVPGQPPPLLPELAEGEELGDGVQWRPAGEEVLLRFLQPTWGTPWDKMPSSPSTDPCLQEPPSARQLEGDFLAMPPTQEDARQSFSLPSQGRVGPASQPKHRHLLMNGLCSHSPDSTPHLLPSSSPSPWQDYVSPLLGSPAQPAFYGISQDLISQHQGCLGPGPGAPAVHLNLNRLCSAETVGSSSGGSQEEIAPYSSLFSPSSYQLIPDKHLSPVPSMPQHPFSSSAAGRFGSIGSPLEIPVSSYGTYASTLCQESRRRPESSCVLPSSPMGHPGDHPMLGGSLAPPCQPHPRAEALPDHPHASSGDFCL, via the exons ATGCACCAGAGCGTCTTCGAGCTGATCCATACCGAGGACCAGCAGGAATTCAGACGCAACCTCCACTGGGCCCTCAACCCATCCCACGCACCCGAGGGTGAGCCTTCTCCAGAAG GGGGGAAGAGTCTCGGCTCTTCTGCTGTCGCCTACAAACCAGATCAACTGCCCCCAGAAAACTCCTCCTTTCTGGAAAGGAGCTTCGTGTGCCGCTTTCGCTGCCTCCTGGATAATTCCTCTGGCTTCCTG GCTTTAAACCTTCAAGGCAGGCTGAAGTTCCTTCATGGGCAGAACAAAAAGTCTGAAGACGGGTCCATACTGCCACCCCAGCTTGCTCTCTTCGCTATCTCCACACCCTTGCAGCCCCCATCCATCCTGCAGATCCGAACCAAGAACATGATCTTCAGGACGAAGCACAAGCTGGACTTCACCCCCTTGGCGTGTGATGCCAA GGGGAAGATCGTTTTGGGCTACACTGAGGCGGAGCTGCGGATGTGTGGCACCGGCTACCAGTTTGTCCATGCTGCTGACATGCTGTACTGTGCTGAGAACCACGTCAGAA TGATGAAGACGGGTGAGAGTGGCCTGACGGTCTTCCGCCTGCTGACGAAGGAGAATCGCTGGAAATGGGTGCAGGCCAACGCGCGGCTCGTCTACAAGAACGGCAAGCCTGAGTACATCATTGTCACGCAGAGACCCCTTGT AGATGAAGAAGGAGGAGAGCACCTTCGGAAACGGTCCATGCATCTTCCCTTTACCTTTGCTACAGGAGAGGCGCTCTTATACCAAAGCGCTTACCCTCTCCCGGGCTTCCACGACCCTTTGCAGAGCAAAGGGAAAACCAGCAAGTCCAAGAAGACCACCCAAACCCATGGAGGGCGCTCCCACAAGAATGGTGTTGACCCCAGTTCTCTGCTGGGTGCCATGATGCAACAGGACAAGGCAGTGTACACCTCCCATCCAGCTCCCACACCTAACCActccttcagcagcagttttgtgGACCACCTAGAGGATGTGTCCTTGCTGGATGCAGGAAGAGATACCTGGAGTACAGGTGCTGCTCCGGTTTCTTCAAGGGGGGACAGCCTCAAAGAGGAGCTGGTGGATGTGCAGCAGGAGGACCCTCTCTTGGCCACCCTGGACTCACTCTCAATTAAGAGTGACGAGAGCTGTTCCAACAATGAGCTCTTCAGTGCACTGGAGGGCCTGGGGTTGAATGCTGAGGACCTggagctcctgctgctggacGAGAAAATGGTGATGGTCAATATGGACCCTGACCGCACCCGGTCCCTGAACGACTGCCTGGCCAGCAACGAGATTCTCTCCTACATCCACGCAACTCTGGTGAACAAGCACGAGGAAGGGCAACAGGTctgccccctgccaggcacaTCCCCAAGCCCAGGTGGAGGCACTGCTACATACCAGGCCCACGCAGAGAATGAGGACACGCGGTACCTGCCCCAGCATGTGGTGCAGCCCAACATTGCCCCGagccagccccccgccccgctgtGGGAACAGCCCCTCCACATGGTGCCGGGCCAGCCGCCCCCGCTGCTGCCGGAGCTGGCTGAGGGGGAAGAGCTGGGTGACGGCGTGCAGTGGAggccagctggggaggaggtTCTGCTCCGCTTCCTCCAGCCAACATGGGGCACCCCATGGGACAAGATGCCCAGCTCACCCTCAACAGatccctgcctgcaggagccACCCAGTGCTCGGCAGCTGGAGGGTGACTTCCTGGCCATGCCGCCCACCCAAGAAGATGCTCGCCAGtccttctccctgcccagccagggCCGTGTGGGACCGGCCAGCCAGCCGAAACACCGTCACTTGCTGATGAATGGGTTGTGCAGTCACAGCCCTGACTCCACTCCACAcctccttcccagcagcagccccagcccatggCAGGACTATGTTTCCCCGCTCCTGGggtccccagctcagcctgcttTTTATGGCATCAGCCAAGACTTGATctcccagcaccagggctgctTGGGTCCAGGGCCTGGGGCGCCAGCAGTACACTTAAACCTGAACAGATTATGCAGCGCTGAaactgtgggcagcagcagtgggggaTCCCAGGAAGAGATAGCTCCATACTCCAgtcttttctccccctcctcatACCAGCTTATTCCTGATAAGCATCTGAGCCCTGTTCCCTCCATGCCCCAGCACCCTTTTTCTAGCTCAGCTGCAGGGCGCTTTGGGAGCATCGGCAGCCCTCTGGAGATTCCTGTGAGCTCCTACGGGACATACGCCTCCACACTGTGCCAGGAGAGCAGGCGCAGG CCCgaaagcagctgtgttttgcCCAGCTCTCCCATGGGACACCCTGGAGACCACCCAATGCTGGGGGGGAGCCTGGCTCCCCCCTGCCAGCCACATCCCCGGGCAGAAGCGCTGCCAGATCACCCTCATGCCTCCAGCGGTGACTTCTGTCTCTAG